In the genome of Crassaminicella thermophila, the window CTTTATTTTTTAATTCCAAAATGTGTTTCAACCATTATTAGAAAAATTTCCCCAGCATATTTAATATACTGGGGAATTTATTGATTATCTTTATTAAAATACCTCAATCAACTTTCTTTTAGTTTATTATAATAAAATTTTTCAAAATCTTCATTAGACATAGGCTTGCCAAAAAAATATCCTTGCATTTCATCACAATCATTTTGTTTTAAGAACTCAACCTGTTCTTTCGTTTCTACACCTTCAGCAACAACTCCTAATTCAAGACTTTTTCCTAAAGCTAACACTGTTGAAGCAATGATTGAATTCCCTTTTTTTCCATCGATCTTACTTACAAAAGACTTATCAATTTTTAGTTTGTTTATCGCAAAGCTATTTAATTGACTCAAAGAAGAGTATCCAGTGCCAAAGTCATCTATAGAAAACTTGACTCCCATATCTTTTAGTTCGTTAATCATCTTAAGGGTATGCTCTATATTCTTCATAGCTATACTTTCTGTAATTTCTAACTCTAAATATTTCGGCTCTAATCCTGTTTCCTCTAATATTTTTGAGACCATTTTAGTTAAATCTTGTAATTCAAATTGACGTGCTGAAAGATTAACTGCTACAGTTAAGGGAGGTAATCCGGCATTTTGTAAGGCTTTATTTTGAGCACAAGCAGTACGCAATACCCATTCACCTATAGGTACAATCAATCCTGTTTCTTCAGCTAAGGGAATAAATTTTTGTGGAGGCACCAATCCCCATTTAGGATGCTGCCAACGTATCAAAGCTTCCATTCCAATTATTTTTTCAGTTTTCGTATTTACTTTTGGTTGATAATAAACTACAAATTCTTTATATTCTAAAGCACGACGCAAACTATTTTCTAGTGCTAATCGTTCAAGAGCTTTATCATTTAAAGATGATGTATATAACTGAAAATTATTTTTCCCTTTTTCTTTTGCTCTATACATAGCAACGTCAGCATTTGTCAATAAAGTTTCATCATCTTCACCATCATCAGGATAAATAGCAACACCAATACTAATAGTAATATAAAGCTCATGATTGTCAATTATTAAGGGCTGTCTAATTCCTTCAAGAATTTTATTAGCAATTTTAGCAACCTTTTCCTCATGCTTTATTCCTTGTAATAAAATTACAAACTCATCCCCGCCTAGGCGAGCAACCGTATCATCTTCACCTATACAACTTTTTAATCTTCCAGCTATTTCTTTTAATAATTTATCTCCTGTATCATGACCAAGCGTATCATTAATGAGCTTAAACCTGTCTAAATCAAGATACATTACAGCTAGCTTCTGATTCGTATGTTTCGCATGAGAAATCTCAAAAGTTATACGTTCTTTTAACAAAAGTCGATTTGGTAGATCTGTTAACGAGTCGTAAAAAGCTTGATATTTAATCATTTCTTCATACTGTTTTCGTTCTGTAATGTCTCTAAGCATCAAAGTAAAAAAACACTTTTCTTCTACATAAAACTTGCTTATTGTAAGGTCAATAGGTAATGTAGAATGATCCTTTCGATGCCCAATTATTTCCTTGTTCATATCCATTAATTTAGCATTGTTATTAAAGTTATCACAATAATTAAAGTTTGGAATAAGCACACAAATGTTTTTTCCTATTATTTCACTAGACAAATATCCAAAAATTTGTTCAGTTGCAGGATTTATATATTTTATAATCCCATCAATATCTATAGTAATAATTCCTTCGTTTGCATGATCTATTATGGAACGGGCAAATGCTTCACTTTGATTTAGTGTTATCTCCATATGTCTTGCATGTAATAAACGTTTTAAACGCTGGCGTAAAACAGCCCAATTAATAGGTTTACTAATATAATCAGTTGCTCCAGCCTCAAAGGCTAAATTTACAGAATTTTCATCTTCCAAAGAGGTAATCATAATCACAGGAGTATTCTTTCCATCAGGTAATTTCTGTAATTGTGCACAAGCATTAACACCATCGATTCCTGGCATTACAAAATCCATCAAAACAATATCTGGTTTTATTTCTTTAAAAATATAAAGTGCCTCTATTCCATTTTTAGCTTCAATAACATCATAACCTTCATTTTTCAAAAATTGCCGAAAGGTAGCACGCATTAATTTTGAGTCATCTACCACTAGAATTACAGATTTTCTTTTTTCAAATATTTTTTCAATCATAATTTTTTCTTTCGATTATCTCCCTTCTGCTTTTCTATATGCATAGTAAAATCGTTTTATTTGCTTCCTTATTTTTATAACAATTTATTATTATAACATTATATAATAAATCTTTATAGTTTTGTGTCAATTTATGTAGAATTTTCATTTATATAGTAGCTCTAACTTCTTTATAAAAATAGCACCCAATCTTGGATGCTATTTTTATAGTAAAATTTAAATATTTTATTCTATTTTTCTTCAGCAATCATTTGCCCCATCAATACACCCATAACAGATGCCATCATTAAACCTCTTGTCCAACCACTTGAATCTCCTAAACAATGTAGTCGTTTTATATTTGTTTCAAAATTTTGATCTAAATTTATTTTATTGCTATAAAACTTTATTTCTGGACCATATAATAATGTTTCTCTACTTGCAAAACCAGGCACCACTGTATTCATTGCCTTAATAAAGTTTAAAATATTCATCATAGGTCTATAAGGAATAGCAGATGTTACATCTCCAGCTATAGCATCAGGCAGTGTAGGTTTTACATTTGACTGGTCTAATTCATGCTGCCAAGTTCTCTTTCCATCTAATATATCTCCATATCTTTGTACCAATATTTTACCATTTCCTAGCATATTTACTAATTCTGCTACTTTCTTCCCGTATTGGATCGGTTGATTAAATGGTTGTGAAAAATTATGTGAGCTTAATATAGCCAAATTTGTATTCTCAGATTTTTTATCTTTATACGAATGTCCATTCACTATTGCTAAATCATTATCGTAATTTTCTTGACTAACAAAGCCTCCTGGATTTTGACAAAAAGTCCTAACTTTATTCCTAAATGGCTCTGGATATCCTATAAGCTTTGATTCATAAAGCACATTATTAACTTTTTCCATAATTTCATTCCTTACTTCAACACGTACACCAATATCCACAGTTCCAGCACTATGATTGATTCCATGTTTTACACACATATCCTTCAGCCAATCTGCCCCTTTTCTACCTGTGGCAATAATGATTTTATTTCCATATAGTATTTCTTCATTTTCTTTAGTTTGTGAGTTCGCTATTTTTACTCCCTTCGCTACTCCTTCTTCAATAACAATATCTTTTACAACTGTATTAAATTTTATTTCTACACCTGACTTTATAAGATAATTTTGTATTTTAAAATATATTTCCTGTGCTTTTTCTGTTCCTAGATGCCTAATAGGACAGTCAACTAATTTAAGCCCTGCTTCTATAGCTTTTCTTCTAATCTCTTTAATAGCATCATTGTTTTCTAACCCTTCTACTTTTGGATCTGCTCCAAATTCTAGATAAATCTTATCCGTATAATTAATCAAATCCTGTGCTTTACTGCTTCCAATTAAACTTGGCAACTCTCCTCCCACCTCATAGCTTAAAGACAATTTTCCATCTGAAAAAGCGCCTGCACCTGAAAAGCCTGTTGTAATATGACAATATGGTTTACATGAAACACATACCTCTGTTTCTTCTTTAGGACAATGTCTTTTCTCTATACTTCTTCCTTTTTCAATAATTAAGACTTTTTTACTAGATTTTTGCCTAATAAGTTCTAATGCCGTAAAAATTCCTGATGGACCAGCGCCTACCACTATTACATCATACTTCAAAATAATCATCTCCCTAAAAAAATCATTAATTATTCTTCCCTCATACAATTTTTATTATTTTAACATCTAAAAAACTTGATTTTATTCGTTTATTACCGAATATTATCTATAATAAATCGAATTATCTTTAGTTTATCAGCTTTTACATAACCTATTGTAAAGAGGGAAAATTAAGATTAAAATCATAAAGATTACCTTGAAAATAAGCACATAACACTTATAGTCTACAACTATTTACGGTAGTTCGGTAGAAACATCCAGCCCCTATTGCTAGATTTATACAAGTGAACAATAATCGTTTATTTATATCAATAGTTCGTCTTTCAATGAAATTATAACGTATGTTATAAAAACTTTCAACACTTTTTACATTAATCAATAAAACTATATTTTATACTAATCTTATATAAATACAGAATGGAAATCTCTAAAATAGAGATTTCCATTTCGTCTATAAATAAAAAACAATTAAATAAATCGATGATAATATAATTGAAACTATCATAAGTGGAAAACCAACCTTCATATATTCAGCAAAAGATAATTTATTACATCGTCTTTCTAATATACCTGCAACTATAACATTAGCAGAAGCTCCAACTAAAGTTCCATTTCCTCCAAGACAAGCACCTAAAGCTAATGCCCACCATAATGGAACTAAATTGACATCTGAAATTACTTCTAAATTTTTAATTAAGGGAATCATAGTAGCAACAAACGGTATATTATCCAGAAAAGAAGATGCTATTGCAGATAACCACAATATTAACATTGTTGTAACGAATGTATTTCCTTTTGTTAATTTAATTAATTTTGTTGCCATAAATTTTATGACTCCAACTTCTTCTAAAGCTCCAACCAAAATAAATAATGCAGCAAAGAAAAATATAGTTGGCCACTCTACTTCTAATAATATTTCTTCTGGCTCAATATTACTTATTAGTAGCAAAATTGCTGCACCAAACATAGCAATTGTAGCAGATTCAAAACCTAAAATTTGATGTACAGTAAAACCAATCATTGTTAAAATCAAAACACTTATACTTTTTATTAATAAAACTTTGTCTTTTATAGCTTTTTCTTCACTTAAAGATGCTATTTTTCTTTTATTCTCTTCATTAACTTTCAAACTATTTCTAAATATAAGCTTTAACAAAAATAATGTGATGATAAATATTACTAAAACAACAGGGAAAAGGTTCACAATAAAGTCTATAAAACCCAAGTTAGTTGCTCCACCAATCATTATATTAGGTGGATCTCCTATAAGTGTAGTAGTTCCACCAATATTAGCAGCTAATATTTCCGGAATTAAAAACGGAATTGGATTTACATTTAATGTATCTGTTATTACTAATGTTACTGGAGCAATAAGTAAAATAGTAGTCACATTATCTAATAAGGCTGAAGAAAGAGCTGTAATAACTGAAAACAAAAGAATAATTCTCCATGGATCTCCATTTGATTTTTTTGCTGTTCTAATAGCTAAATATTGAAATATCCCTGTTCTTTTTAAAATATTAACGATTATCATCATACCGATCAATAACCCTAAAGTATTAAAATCAATCACTTCAAAAGCAAAATCTTGAGAGATAACTTTGAAAATTAACATAAGCACAGCTCCTAAGAGAGCAACCGCAGTTCTGTTAATTTTTTCTGATACTATAGCTCCATAAGTTAATGTAAATATTATGAGTGCAATAGTTAAATGATTGTGTAACATAGTCTTCATCTCCTAAATAAAATAATCTAATATTTCTATTTTACTACATAAGAAAACATATTCAAAACTTATAATATTGCATTTATTTTGATTTATCTTCATTTTACATGAATTGATATAGATTTTATTATTCATTCTTAAAATTTTTCTTGTTTGTTTAATATTTCTGCAAATTGTAAATTTTTTGTTTTTATCAATCTTACCTATTACCAAATTTAAATATTTATGTTAGAATCTTATTAAAGCTAATTAAAAGTGAGGTGTTCGGTATGAGAAAGTATGTAAATGCTGAAGCAAGCCAACATGATATGAAACTCATACAATTAGGCGCAAAGGTTGAACAGGTTAATAGCAAAATGTGTTATGTAAAATTTAATGTTGGAGGAATCGAATTAGTATACGTATATAATATTAATAAAAAAGGTAAATATTTTTTAGAAAGAATCAAGCCTTATCCTTTACCACTAAGAGTATTTGAATGTGAATCAGATGTTGTTGAACTTATTAAAATAGATTTAGAACAATTTAAAAGCGCAGTCAATAGTCGAAATATTAATACATTTATTGAAATAAATAGTAAATTAAATAGGACTATAAAACAATTTGAAGATTTATTTCTATACTATAATATACCCAAAATTGAAATGGAAATTATCATGAAAAAAATAGATGAAATTCAAGACGAAATTCAAAAAGCAAAAAATATGAGTCAAAGGATTTATTTTTCTAAAGACCCTGAAAACCTATAATAAAACTATACAATTGATAATCTATTATAAGAAAGAAGGATGTTCCATTGAAAATAATTAACAAAGCAAGCATTTTAATAATATTGCTTACGCTGATAATTACTACTATATCTCTAATTAATAACAATTCTAGAAATATAACTTTTGAAAATAATATTTTATATGATGAAGCTAAATTCTATGGAATAGGTTTTAACTTTAATAATTTGAATCTACAAAATCGTAATAACAAATTTCATAATAACCTTGCTATAACCCAAGCTAAATTTTGGGGAATTCCAATGGATATTTTAAGAAATAACTAAACAATACTGAAATGTAAATAGATTCTCCTTTCTGGCAAGAATTAATAATATTCAAGCCAGAAAGGAGTTTTTTTTTGAAATAATTATTTACCTTATTAGGAAAGATATATTAAGG includes:
- a CDS encoding EAL domain-containing protein, yielding MIEKIFEKRKSVILVVDDSKLMRATFRQFLKNEGYDVIEAKNGIEALYIFKEIKPDIVLMDFVMPGIDGVNACAQLQKLPDGKNTPVIMITSLEDENSVNLAFEAGATDYISKPINWAVLRQRLKRLLHARHMEITLNQSEAFARSIIDHANEGIITIDIDGIIKYINPATEQIFGYLSSEIIGKNICVLIPNFNYCDNFNNNAKLMDMNKEIIGHRKDHSTLPIDLTISKFYVEEKCFFTLMLRDITERKQYEEMIKYQAFYDSLTDLPNRLLLKERITFEISHAKHTNQKLAVMYLDLDRFKLINDTLGHDTGDKLLKEIAGRLKSCIGEDDTVARLGGDEFVILLQGIKHEEKVAKIANKILEGIRQPLIIDNHELYITISIGVAIYPDDGEDDETLLTNADVAMYRAKEKGKNNFQLYTSSLNDKALERLALENSLRRALEYKEFVVYYQPKVNTKTEKIIGMEALIRWQHPKWGLVPPQKFIPLAEETGLIVPIGEWVLRTACAQNKALQNAGLPPLTVAVNLSARQFELQDLTKMVSKILEETGLEPKYLELEITESIAMKNIEHTLKMINELKDMGVKFSIDDFGTGYSSLSQLNSFAINKLKIDKSFVSKIDGKKGNSIIASTVLALGKSLELGVVAEGVETKEQVEFLKQNDCDEMQGYFFGKPMSNEDFEKFYYNKLKES
- a CDS encoding NAD(P)/FAD-dependent oxidoreductase encodes the protein MKYDVIVVGAGPSGIFTALELIRQKSSKKVLIIEKGRSIEKRHCPKEETEVCVSCKPYCHITTGFSGAGAFSDGKLSLSYEVGGELPSLIGSSKAQDLINYTDKIYLEFGADPKVEGLENNDAIKEIRRKAIEAGLKLVDCPIRHLGTEKAQEIYFKIQNYLIKSGVEIKFNTVVKDIVIEEGVAKGVKIANSQTKENEEILYGNKIIIATGRKGADWLKDMCVKHGINHSAGTVDIGVRVEVRNEIMEKVNNVLYESKLIGYPEPFRNKVRTFCQNPGGFVSQENYDNDLAIVNGHSYKDKKSENTNLAILSSHNFSQPFNQPIQYGKKVAELVNMLGNGKILVQRYGDILDGKRTWQHELDQSNVKPTLPDAIAGDVTSAIPYRPMMNILNFIKAMNTVVPGFASRETLLYGPEIKFYSNKINLDQNFETNIKRLHCLGDSSGWTRGLMMASVMGVLMGQMIAEEK
- a CDS encoding ArsB/NhaD family transporter, with product MLHNHLTIALIIFTLTYGAIVSEKINRTAVALLGAVLMLIFKVISQDFAFEVIDFNTLGLLIGMMIIVNILKRTGIFQYLAIRTAKKSNGDPWRIILLFSVITALSSALLDNVTTILLIAPVTLVITDTLNVNPIPFLIPEILAANIGGTTTLIGDPPNIMIGGATNLGFIDFIVNLFPVVLVIFIITLFLLKLIFRNSLKVNEENKRKIASLSEEKAIKDKVLLIKSISVLILTMIGFTVHQILGFESATIAMFGAAILLLISNIEPEEILLEVEWPTIFFFAALFILVGALEEVGVIKFMATKLIKLTKGNTFVTTMLILWLSAIASSFLDNIPFVATMIPLIKNLEVISDVNLVPLWWALALGACLGGNGTLVGASANVIVAGILERRCNKLSFAEYMKVGFPLMIVSIILSSIYLIVFYL